From Ptiloglossa arizonensis isolate GNS036 chromosome 10, iyPtiAriz1_principal, whole genome shotgun sequence, the proteins below share one genomic window:
- the LOC143152324 gene encoding uncharacterized protein LOC143152324 yields the protein MFSIGHRCLNNAARRSRAKEMTFPEFEWTTADATQLQSTGLAVGFCTAPLSTRHQARMEGEGRLYLQDASTRFRHISTDHYKSRREAQTTCVDRYARWPEAFPVEDITAETVAHALLAGWIVRFGAPHLVTTDQGRQFESALFEQLSLLIGTKHLHTTAYHPAANGMVERFHRQLKSAIVCHADSWASALPVVLLGIRAAWKDDIKATPAEMLYGEPIHLPGELLIERRTANDNEEAYVAKLREHFRGLHPTPVTRHGNKKAVHLQGPHHNDARVREARRPQRRPATGPYEVVERHPKHFNIRVKDWVVPVSLDRLKPAYLLQDDRQDATSKPPPRKVDKDTAESRTNEQVKRTTKSGRRVHFPDRYVAG from the exons ATGTTCTCTATAGGACACCGCTGCCTAAACAACGCGGCGCGGCGGTCAAGAGCTAAGGAGATGACCTTCCCCGAATTCGAGTGGACAACGGCTGACGCAACGCAGTTGCAATCCACGGGACTAGCCGTTGGATTTTGCACGGCACCACTAAGCACGCGACACCAAGCACGCATGGAGGGGGAAGGACGACTTTACCTCCAGGATGCGTCCACAAGATTTCGACA TATCTCTACCGACCATTACAAAAGTCGGCGTGAGGCACAAACAACGTGCGTCGATCGTTACGCACGCTGGCCGGAAGCGTTCCCCGTCGAAGATATTACCGCCGAGACGGTAGCGCATGCGTTACTCGCGGGTTGGATCGTCCGGTTTGGCGCACCCCATCTAGTCACAACCGATCAGGGCCGACAATTCGAATCCGCCTTATTCGAACAATTGTCGCTCCTGATTGGGACGAAACATCTACATACAACTGCGTATCATCCAGCAGCGAACGGCATGGTGGAACGATTCCACCGCCAGCTGAAATCGGCAATCGTGTGCCACGCGGACAGCTGGGCCTCGGCGTTACCGGTCGTCCTTTTAGGCATCCGAGCCGCCTGGAAGGACGACATCAAAGCGACTCCTGCCGAAATGCTGTACGGCGAGCCGATTCACCTGCCGGGCGAATTATTGATAGAGCGGCGAACCGCGAACGACAATGAAGAAGCGTACGTCGCGAAACTACGAGAGCATTTCCGTGGGCTGCACCCGACACCTGTAACGCGCCACGGAAACAAAAAGGCTGTTCATCTTCAAGGACCTCACCACAACGACGCACGTGTTCGTGAGGCACGGCGACCTCAAAGGCGCCCTGCAACCGGCCCTTACGAGGTAGTCGAGCGACACCCGAAGCACTTCAACATCCGTGTTAAGGATTGGGTGGTTCCAGTGTCGTTAGACCGACTCAAACCAGCCTACCTGCTACAGGACGACAGGCAGGACGCAACCAGCAAACCCCCACCGCGGAAGGTCGACAAGGACACCGCGGAATCCCGTACGAACGAGCAGGTCAAACGCACGACGAAATCGGGTAGACGCGTTCACTTTCCCGACCGCTACGTTGCGGGCTAA